The genomic interval GAAATATCAATCCTAATTTTGCATCGGCACGAGCCAAAACGATCAAAATTGCCTCTGCGCCAATAGAAAGCAAAACTATATAACCATTATCACCTTTGATAAATAGTTGCTCAAAATTACCTCTATTCAATTCACCAGCACTCCTTTCTCCCAGGGAAAGGGTAGCCGCCGCCATTGCCGCTACTCTGTCTTCCTCTGTATCTGCTGGCAGAGCAGAAGCGATAACGAAACCATCCAAACTCACCACCGCCGATGCTTCCACGCCCGGAGTAGAACTCCCCAAATCCTTCAGCACC from Deltaproteobacteria bacterium carries:
- a CDS encoding roadblock/LC7 domain-containing protein, with the translated sequence MAKTEDMVRVLKDLGSSTPGVEASAVVSLDGFVIASALPADTEEDRVAAMAAATLSLGERSAGELNRGNFEQLFIKGDNGYIVLLSIGAEAILIVLARADAKLGLIFLDTRRTAEKIEKLL